From the genome of Verrucomicrobiia bacterium:
TTCTCTTCCGAACGAAGGCGATTCCGGATGCCAAGGTTTTCTATTGCGCGAGCAACAAGCGGACGGGCGGGGAGAAATGGACCTACGAATACGCATCGCGCAAAGCGCCCTGGCCCTCGTCGCCGGATGCCGCGGATGAACAGGTGAAGACTGGCTATAATTATTATCCGCAATCCCGCGATGTCACTCCCGTTGGAGGCGTCCTATTGCCGAAACTCACGTTTACGCCAGTGAACCTGGAGATTGGCGGCCAATTTTCAATGGTGGTCATGAAGCAGTCGAACGCTGATCCCAACAAGAGTGTCTCCACGGATCTGGTGCACAGCAAGGAAGCGATTCCCCACAAGGCCAATGCCGGAGCCGGGGGGCTGAATGCGCTGTTCTCCGATGGCCATGTTGCCTTTCAAAGCTCCCGTGCCAATCCGGGAGCGTTCCAGGCCACGTTATGGGAAGACCCAGGCGGCGACTCGACGAGGTTCCGCACGCTGATGAATCTTTGGAAGCCATGATGCGGCGGCTGTGACTCGCTTTTGACCCGGCACCATGGAGTCCATGGTGCCGGTTTTTTTGTGCTGAACCCCGTGGCCGGCGCTCGGTGCGGCGGAAGCGGTGCAGATTTTTCACCGCTAAATGCACGCTCCGGGCATTGCTGGCGCGGAGTACCCGTTGCTAGGTTCAGATAACTCCAACCGAAACGCCTATGAGCAAGTCTGTTCAAGCAACCATTTCGGCATCCAACACTCGATTGAAATCGTGTCGTGACACGGCCCCGGACCGCGCAG
Proteins encoded in this window:
- a CDS encoding prepilin-type N-terminal cleavage/methylation domain-containing protein; this translates as MIHSPQVRPLLPARPSRTRGFTLIELLVVIAIIAILAAMLLPALSSAKERALRVNCASNMRQVGIGIGMYVSDNRDTMPICGWPSGQNPWQTYSAARVAGDGVTITRGFMSLGLLFRTKAIPDAKVFYCASNKRTGGEKWTYEYASRKAPWPSSPDAADEQVKTGYNYYPQSRDVTPVGGVLLPKLTFTPVNLEIGGQFSMVVMKQSNADPNKSVSTDLVHSKEAIPHKANAGAGGLNALFSDGHVAFQSSRANPGAFQATLWEDPGGDSTRFRTLMNLWKP